Within the Novosphingobium pentaromativorans US6-1 genome, the region GAGTTCGCGGTGGAGCTTATAGGAGAAGCGGGCGAGGGCGAGCCGCGATGCCTGGACGTGCCCAATCGTCGCCGAGACATTGCCATTCAAGGGATACATGCTGCCCTGGCATCCCGCACACCAGAAGAGCTCGTCGGTCGGGAGCTTGGCCGTCGCAGCAACGCAGTCAGCCGCACAGGCCGCAAGCGCGAGCGGATTGGCGAAGAGAACCGCCTCGGGATTGATGATCGCGGTGAGCTCGCTGTCCTGCCAGAGCGGATCGATCTCGGTGATGTAGAGAATGTCGACCGAGCCCTGTTCGAGGCACAGGAAATCGGCAACGATCTCCATCCAGTAGATCAGCGGATAGGCATACCAGTGGACATGCCACTGCGAATTGTATTGCGTCGCGCCGCCCACGGCCGAAGGACCCGCCATCGACTTGAACCCGATGTCGAAACCGGGATCGAGTTTCATCCCGCCGAGATTGACGAAACACCAGGGCTTCATGCTGACGTCGGCAAGCCGGACCGGCTCCCAGAAGCCCATGGCGATGCCCGGCCGCAAACCGCAGAGGCAAACGGGAAGCGCCGGGTTGCTCGTATCGGGACGGCTCGACGGCCAGATCTTCAGACCGCCAACCGAAATCGGAAACAGGCACGACCAGCAGATGTCGGTGATCGGATTGACGAACTTGCCCGTGCAGCGGCCCGGACCGGCAGATGCCTGCGCTGGCGAAGCCGCAGCAAGGCTGAGACTGAAGGCAAGGAGCGCGCAGCATACCCATGTGAGAAGACGATTTTTTCTGCTCATGACGATGCGCGCTCCTTGGGTCGAACCGGCTGCTCGGTGATGATGAGCACGCGGCCCTGCTGCTCGACGGTTGCGGGCACGGCTCGGATGCCGAAATGCTTCACGAGGCTGCCGCCCTGGTCGAAATAGAAACGGCGCTGGCGGGCCTTCATCAGTTCAAGCGGCGCGCCGCGTACGAGGATGAGTTTGGCCTTGGTGCTGGCATAGCGCCGGGTTGCCCAGGCAAGCTGCTCGGGATCATCGCCGTCGAGGAACACCAGCGGCACACGCAGCGGTACGGTGTCGAGCGGATTGACTTGTGTTCCGGCCGCCACGATCACCCGGCCCTTGTCGTCGGCAATGTCGCGCTCGACGCTGATCGTCGGATCGAAACGCCAGCTGCGCGCCGCCGCCGCGGCATTGATCCCCGCGACCGGCTCAGGGCGGTTGACGCGCGCTATCGTTCGCCGCTTCAGCTCCTCGTTGAGCTTGGCCGTCTCGCCGGTCTTCTCGAGATGGGTGAGACGCGCATGGATTTGCTCGAGCAGGTCAGGCTCGATCACGGACCAGACCGTGCCTTGCTGGCCGTAGTCGCGGGCGCTTGCCGGCGCGGCCATCAGAAGACCGGCTACGAGGAAAGGGGCGGCGCGAAGCGGTGTCACAGGATCGGCCTCCCGACCCCGAGAATGCGCCTGGCGCAGATCCACCCGATCGCCGCATAGCGGCTGTCGAAACCGTCCTTGTGCGCGGTGGTGACGAAATAGCAGCCTTGAGGCACCACGCCTGTCGGACCGAGCGCCAGCGGCTCGCCGAAACGGCTTGCCCGCTTGGCTACCGCAACCTTGCGGCCATTGACGAAGAAGCTGCGCTCCTTCTCGGTCACGATGTCGCCGGGCATTCCGCTCACCTTCTTGCCGAACGGCTTGGGCTTCTTGCCGAAGTGCCTTTCGAGCAGCGGCGAGGCGGGCGGATCGAACAGGATGATCTCGCCGCGCTGTGGCAGCGCGCCGCGATCGAGCCAGATCGCCCAGTAAGGCAGGCTCGGACTGGCGTTGATCATCAGCGCGTGGTCCTTCGAGAAGGCGGCGAGCGAGGTGAGCGCAAGCGCTGCCGCGCCAAGCCCTGCCCACAGCGCGAGGCGCCGCCCGGTTGGCGAGTGGAGGACAAGATCAGCGGCGCGCATCGGGAATGGCCCCCACGCGGCGCGCGACATCGGCGCGCACGGCTTCGGTGAGATCGGGCGTGCTGCCGGCCACCACCGCTTCGGCGACAAGGACCGTGCGGCCCTCGCGGCCCAGATGTTCGACCGAGGCTTCGACCGCCTGGAGATAGGCCTGGACGCGCATCTTGGTTTCTTCAGGCGGTCTTCCCGCGCGCGCCTCGGCTTCGATGAAGTCGCCCATGATGCGGCTCAGCTGCACCGTCACCACTTCGCGCTTGTCGAGCGCGAGCAGCTTGTCGGTAGCCCAGACGCCCCAGAGCGCTGAGCCGACCATGCTCAAACCGAGCGCGACGGCGGTCCAGTTCACCGCACCCATGCGGCCGCGCAGGGAATGTGTTGCCAATATGTTCTTCACAGCTTTTCTCCCGAAAGCTCGCGCTCGAGATCGTTGATGAAGCGCGGCAGGCGCCAGACCACGACGAGCGTTGCGACACCGATGAGGACGAACTTGAACTCGTCGAGGAAGCCGATCTGGCGGCCTTGCTCGGCGCCGAGAAAACGGTCCGAAATATTGGCGAGATGGGCGAAGAAGACCCCGGCATCTCCGCCGGAAATCAGAAGGAAGAAGAGAAGCGGAAGTCCGAGCGCCATGAGGTAGCTCGAGGCGAGGAAGGTGCTGCCGCGAAGCACGATGTAGCAAAGGTCGGCGGCATGGGAGCGCCAGCACTTGGCCGGCAGATCGAGGCTTTCGCCGTCGGCACGGGCATCCTGGGCCCGGTCGATCGGCGTGACGAGATGGAGTGGCATCGGTTTTGGGTGTCCTTGGATGGAGGGAGAAGTCAGGTTCGATTGGCAAAGGCGATCCGTTCGATCGCGTCGGCAAGCTGGTGGCCGCGCGCGATTTCGGCATCGATCGCGGCAAAGGTCTGGGGCGAGCTTGAGAACAGCGTCGCCGAATAGTCGTCGAGGACGAGCCGGCCGATGGCTTCGGTCTCCGGGCCCTTGATGAAGACTTCCGAATAATCGCTGCCCGAACGCTTAAGGCTGCGGATCAGGGTCTCGGTGCGGTCGTCCATGTCGAGGCGCTTCGACGCCTTGAAATCGGCGATCGTCTCGGGCTTCTGCTGGAGGATCAGCATCCAGTCGCTGTTTTCCAGCGCAGCGGTCGCCCCATCGGACTTGTAATAGTCGTTGAGTGACTGCGTCGCGGTTGCCAGCGCCCCGCCATATTTGCGGCAGGTGCGGGCATAGGTTTCGACGAACTCGCCCATCGAGCCGCCCTTGAGCATCGACCACGCCTCATCGATCAGCAGCAGCTTCCTCACCGAGCGCGGGCTGCGGGTCATGGCCTGGCTGGTCATGAACATGATCGCCGAGAGAACGACGCTGCGCAGTTCCTCGCGGGTGGCAAGGTCCGACATCTCGAAGACGGTGAAATCGGTGTCGAGATCGAGGCTCGCCTGGCCTTCGAAGAAGGCGCCATAGGTGCCGCCGGACATGTATGGCGCAAGCGCGGTGGCGAGATCGCTTGCGGCTTCATTGCCGAGCCCTGTCAGTGCTTCGCCGACGCCGGTGATCGAGGCATCGACGCCCCGTTCGCTCCAGACCATGTTGACCGCCCGATCGATCAGGCCGCGCTCGGTGTCGTTGAGCTTTGCGCTGTGCCGCGCCATCTGGCCGACAATGGCCTTAACCATGCCGAAGCAGTCGAGCCGGTAATCCTCGTCTTCGGCCGCGCGCTCGCCATCGATCATCGAGAACGGATTGAGGCAGAAGCCCGCCTTCATCGTGAACTCGACGAACCGGCCGCCTTGCAGCTTCACCGAATGCTCGAAGCTGCGCCCGTCGTCGATGACCACGACCTGAGCGCCAGCGCCGCGCAGCGCCGCGCACATTTCCTGCAGCAGCACAGACTTCCCCGAGCCGGATTTGCCGCAGATCGCGACATTGTGGTTGCCAGCATCGTTCTCGAATGGCGACCAGAAGAAGGGCTGGCCGCGCCGGCCCACGAACAGCAGGTGCGGATGGACGCTGCCGAGATACTCGCCCTGCATGGGAGCGATATTGGCCGCTGTCGTCGAGAGCACGGTCTTGAAGCGCTTGAGGCGCTCCATGTCCGCGCCAAGCCCATCGGCCAGCGTCATCGGCATGGCCGCGAGCAGCCCCTGGATCTGCAGGTATCGCTCATCGGCAAGATCCCAGCCCGCCGCCTTGTAGATCGACTTGATCGCGCGTTCGTCGCGGTCCCCGCGGCCGAGCGGGGAGTAGGTCGTCAGACCATAGAAGACCCGCACCAAACGTCGGCCTTCCTGCAGCTCGGATTGCACATGCTGCCACTCGGCCGCCTGCTCGCCGATGCGGGGCAGGAAGCGCGCACTGCGCGTTCCGGCAAGGCTCGTCGTGCGCATGAACTTGAAGCCGGCCTTGGCCGAAGCAGCTTCCTGGTCGGGATAGACGAGGCACAGCATCGTCGCGGCAGGGCAGGGGAAGCGCAGCTTGTCGGTGAACATGTCGCCGATAAGCCGCGCGCATTCCCACGGCGCCCAGCGCTGGGGCATGTTGCGCGAGGAAAAATGCCGCACGTCGAAGGCATCGGGGTAGACCGTGCCGATCTCGGGAACGCCGTCCTCGATCTTGCCCGTCGCACGAAACCGCTCGGTGACGAGCCGCATACGGTCTTCGTGGATGACGAGCTCGATATCGTGCCGGATCGCCTGGGCCGCGATCGCGTCGTTCGGATTATAGGGCACGGCATCGTCTTGCGGCGCGGTGGTCGGCGAGGTCAGGTCGTCGATGATCGCGATCAGTTGCTGGGGCTCGACTTCGGCAACGCCCAGATTGAGCGATTTCAGCATGGCAATAAGGCCGTCGCGGGTCTGCTTGAGATCTTCGTTGCTGACCGCCTTGGCCGCAGGCACGCCGACCGAAACGATGACCTGATGGTGCCGGGCGTGGAAGGGCGCATCCTGCGAGCCCGATTCCCAGACAAGGCTGTAGAGCCGCCGTGCGCGGTGACGGGCAATCGCCTCGTAGACGCCGCCCTGGACATAGCGCGGCGCAAACCAGGGTGCGACGATCCGGCTGATGCGCGGGGATGCGAGATGCAGGACCTGGAGACAGGCGCCTGCCGGAAGCCCTTCGGAGAAGAATGACCCGAGGATCTCGCCAGTGCGTTCGTCCGCCCCGATCAGAGGAGTGACCGAGAGCACGAAGCCTTTGGAGCGCGCGTTGAAATAGAGCCGGCTCGTCGGATCATAGACCCGGTAGGGGAGCCAGTCCGACAGCAGATCGAGCATCAGGGCAGGCCGGTCATGTTCAGCGTGCTCGGCATCGCCCAGAAGGCCGGTGAGGAGCCTGTCAACGATCGTCTTGAGTTTCTCGGCCATCACTTGGGCTCCTTTTGTGCCTTGGCGGCGTTCTTGGCGGCTTCGATCGCCTCGATGGTCGGGAAGATCAGCGGGGCCTTGTCGGCAGAGGGCCGAGGGGTTCGATCATGCGGGGGCTGCGTCATGTCGAACCCCTCGACCGCCGGTGCGCTCGCACCGGCAACCGCCTCGCGCGCCGTGGAGGGGAGGACCAGCGGCGAGGCAGAGGGGATGTCCTCGATCGAGGACGAAGGCTGAAAGGGCTGTCCGAGATCGAACGTCTCGGCTTCGGGCCGTTCGGCCGCGGGAAGGGTGGCGGTTTCCTTCAGGAGATCGCTCTTGGCCTGTGCGGCCTTCAACTGGCGCCTGAGCTGCCGCATCAGCAGCGGGGCGGTATCCTCGCCTGCCTTGCGGCGCAGTTCTGCGGCCCAGCGCGGATTTTCGACCACCGCCCAGGCGACCGCATCGTCGTGCAGAGTCCCGGTCTCATCGATATGGGCCGGAAAGACGATCCTGAGCGTACGCTCGGATGTACGGGCCTGATCGCCGGATGCGACGGAAACAGGGGGACGCAGACCGTCATGGACCGGTCCGCTCGCGGACAAATCCTTGGTGGCGCGGGCATCGATCACTTGGCTGGGTGCGCAGTCGCCCTTGGGGGCACGGCAGGTGAAATCGCCTTCGATATTGGTGCCGAAGGTGGCGCAGCCGCTGGTCAGCACGGCAAGGCAGGCAGAGGCGAGAATACGGTGGGAAAATCCCATGACGGTTATCCTTTCTTGGCCGGAGCGAGGGCGGCCGCTTTTGCGGGCTTGAGGAATTCACGGAGCACGGAAGCCGGGCGATACCCTTCAAGGATCGCGCCGTCGGACGGGCGTACGATCACCGGCGTTCCGTTGAAGCCATGGGCCTTGGCAAAGGCCTCGTTGGCATCGAGCCCGCTCGTGTCACACGGCTTCGGGTTGGCGAGGGCGAGACCCGAATAGGCCATATGCAGGGACACCTCAGGGCGCGGCGAGCACAGCACCCGTTCGGCATCGCGGCGGCTGTCGGCCCCGAAGATCGAAATAGGCCGCTCCTCGACGCGCGCGCCGATCGCCTTCAGTTCGGCTTCGAGCTTCTTGCAGTAGCCGCAGTGGAAATCGGAGAAGACGACGACCTTGGGGCCGTTCACTGGTCCCCAGGTGATCGCGCCGTTCGCGGGCAGGCCGGCGAGCGATACCTTCTGCGGGGTGGCGCGCGGGGCGGGCTGACTTTCTTCGTTGGCATTGCTCCGCCGTGCAGCACCAGCAGCCAGCAAGTCTGGGTTGAGTGCGAGGAGACGGGCTGCCGTCAGGTCTTGCCGCGCCTCCATGTCGTAGATGCGCCCGATCACCAGATATTTGGCCGCGCGATCGACGTAGAACAGCGTCGATTTCGAGGCGACTTCGCACAGGCCGCCAAGGCCATCGCAGGTGATGGCGTCTATCGGCGTCTTCGGGAGGCGCAGCTTGAGCGCGGCGCGCACCTTTGCCGTGTCGGGAGCCTGAGCCGGGGAGGCGAGGCTGGCCACGCCCCAACCCGTTGCGGCTGACAGGGCGACGACGGCAGCAACGGTCGCCACCGGTCGCAGCCAGCGCCGCGGCTTGGTGGGGGTTGGATCGTTTGCGGCAGGGGTCATTGAGAGTTCCTCACGTAGACGCCGTCGAGGAAGACGATCTCGACATCGATGCCGGTCGGCATCTCGACGACGGGTTGGTATTGTTCGGCGCGCTCGATCAGATATTTGCTGACCGTATCGGCGGCATCGGCAGCGCCCTGGCCGAGCCCACCGCCGAGGATGTCGCCGGCAGAGAGCTTCGAGCGGGTGCCATCGGCATTGGTCGTGACGCCGGAGAAGACGCTGTTGGCGTTCGCCGAAAAGCCGCGCCCGAACCCGCCGACAATTCCGGCGAGCAGGGCCTGACTGACAAGGCTGCCCTCGCGACTGACGACACGGCCACGCACGCCCGATTTTCCGGCAAAGCTGATGAAGCCCTTGACCTCGCTCACCGCGACGCGCCCGCCGGGCTGGTCGCAGGTCATCCGCGCCAGCTTCACGTAAACCTTCTCGGACGAGAGATCGCCGCGCGCTGCGCCATTGACGATGCAGCCCTGAAGCCGCGTGGTCAGAACCTTGCCGTTCTGCATGACCGATCGCGCCGGACCGGTAATGCGCAGCACCACGGGAAGCGGATCGGTCTGGCTCGCGACCCCCGCCGACGCATCGACGCCGACGATGACCTTGGCAGGAGCATAGGAATTGGGCGGGAGATAGTCCGGCGAGTCCTCGACCACCACCGGCGGCGCTTCCGGGCGAGCCGCCCGCAGTCCGCTGGTTCCTGCCTTGTCGGCGGTGAAGCTCATGAGTTTGACTTCACCGGGACCGGGAAGGCCTGTTTCGCTCGCGCCAAGCGCGGCACCCGCAGGGGCAGACTGAAGCGGTCGACCGCGCGCATCGTAGCCACCCGCCTGCGGGCCATAGGCCGGTGGCGGCAGGCTTGCGGCTGCCGGGGCGGCCTGGCTGGCGAGGCGCGACTTGAGATCCGCATTCTCAGCCGATATCGCATCGATCGCGGCTTGGCCGTCGACCCGCATGGCCTGGTTCTCGGCCTTGAGCGCGGCAAGCTGGGATTCGATTTCCTCGCGCGGGAGGCTCGCGTCCTTCATGGCCTTCTGCTCGCGGGTCACGGCATCGAGACGGTTGCCGTAAGTCGCGACGAACTCGCGCTGTGAAAGGTCGCGATTGATGAGCCCTGCGGTGTCGATAGTCTGCGCGGCGGTGGGATCATCGCTCTTCGCGCTGTCGCCGCCGCCCAGGATGAACCAGCTGCCGCCGACAAGCGCGAGTGCGCCCAGGGACCCAAGCAGAAGCTTCTGCCGCCGTGCGGTCTTCGCGTTGAGGCTGGTTACTGGCGACGGCGATGCCGGATCGGCCTGTACCGGGGATGAGATCGAGGGAGCATCAGTCATGGCCCAACCCTCCGTTCGAACCGACAATGAAGGCGACCGTGCTTTCTCCCGATTTGAGAGTGGGCTGGGCGATGGAGATTGCGAGTGTCTGGGAGGACGCGAGATCAGCTTCGGCAAGCGTCAGCGGCTTGCGGCCACGGTTCGCCAGGCGGATGACCTTTCCGGCAAGCGCGCTGCCGCGGTAATCGGCGATGAGCTGGATTTCGAGATCGCCGACCCGTGCCGGAAGGGCGGAGGACTGCCTGACTTCGAAGCCATCGACCGTCCGGTCATTGGCCATGGCCTGGATGAGCCGCACTGCGCTCGTCTCCAGCGGCGTTTCGCTTTCCCAGGCAGATGCCTTGTTTGTCGCGATCGCCGGGTTGGTGATGAAGACCTGCACTGCCGGGACAGGCTCGACCTGGCAGGAAACCTTGTAGACGAAGCCCTTCTTGGTCGTGGCGAAGAAGCTGATCGACCGCGCCGCATAGGTCTCGGGCACCGACACGTAGATGTCGCCGCGCAGCGGTTCGTTGGTGACCGCAAAATCGTTGTAGGGCGTGCCGGTCGAGATCTTCGAGACGCTGGCAAACTGGTCGTCGATAAGCGCGAAGCGCGTCAGCTCGCGGGCCGACACGGCGCATTCGATGCTTGCTCCATCTGCAGCCTGTTTGAACTGATCGGCGGCCTGAGCGCCGCTTCCTGAAAATGCGAGCATGATGCTGGCGCAAAGAGCCAGGCTCCACGCGCGCGTCTTGCGTCGGTAAGCCATCACTGGGCCTCCTTCGTTGGGTCTTTGGGTGGCAACTGGCTGAAGCCTGACAGCGCGAGACGCAGGCCCCGGTAGGTCCAGTTGAAGCGGAAACGGCGTTCGTCGCTCGCGATGACCTGGGCGCCGACAAATGTCTTGAGCGTGCCCGTCACATCGGAAGTCAGCCCCTTGGGGTCGACGGTCATCGACCGGATGACGAAGGCCTGGGTGACATCCGAACCCCGCTGCTCTTCGACAATCCGGACGAGATCGGCCTTGAGGCGCCCGTAGCTTGCCGGATCGGCGAGCTTCAGGATCTCGTCCATCCAGTAGTCGAGGCCTTCGGGGCTGCGATTGAGGAGAACAAGCGCGGCATCGCGGGTCACGAGTTCGAGATAGTCGGCCTCGACCCCCGCGCTGCTGACGGTGAGCTGCTTGGGGAGCGTTGGCAGGAGCACGACTTCGCGGTCGCGGGTGGCAGCAAGGCTGACGGCGACGACAAGCGCAATGCCGAGCCCGGCGCTGGTGAGCGCAAAGAGGTTGCGCTGGCGCAGCAGCGACTGCTGACGCTCGTGTGAAATGTCGGCAAACATGGATATCTCCCCTCAACCGGCAAGCAGGCGGCAGTGGGAAGGCGGCGTCGATTTCAGGCCCAACAATCCGGCCGGCAGATACCAATAGGCGGCATGGGCTACCCAGGAGCTGGCGCGTCCTGCTTTTGCCTTTCGCAGCGCGAACCAGGCGCCGAAGGCAACGATGATGCCGACAAAGATATGCTGGCTGAGGATTCCCCAGGTGAAGGGGATGAGCATCCCGGCGAACTCGTCGATGGTCCAGAAGCCGATGAGCTCCGGATCGTCGAGCCGACGCGGGATGATGTATGGGTCTGCCATGGCGACGCGCCTTCCCGTCCGACGCGTCAGATGACCGCGGTGACGACCGAGGTGACGATCGGAACACCCGTGCCGACGCCGATGCCGACACCGACCGGAACAGCGACCTGTCCGAGCGAGAACCGGCCCGAGGCGAGACCGATGAGGCCGCCTGCAAGGCTGAGGACCGTGATGATCTTGCCGCCCGAGCCTTCGAGGAAATCGGTGAATTTCGTGAGGGCAGGGGTGAAGGTCGTGTCGGCGCCCGCGTAGGCGGCGCTTGCGGCCAGTGCTGCGACCGCAAGCGGTACCGCAAAGGTCATGGCCCGCCCGAACTTCGAGGGGTTGTGATCAACGGCGCCGGAACGCCGGGAGAGGGTGAGAGACTGCATATGGAGCTCCATCTGGAGGGGTGAACCCAGCGTTCTTTCGTTCGCTGTGTGTTCCACATGCATCTAGGAAATCGATGTAGGAAAGTTGGATCGCCGCTGGGGCTGAAGTGGCGGACGGATATGGACGCATCAATTGGCCGGCGTCGGCGATAATACGCAGAAACAGCGGCTTATCTGGTAATGAACGTCGACGAATCCCGACAAGCGTCGCGGTGATTGTCGGCGACTCGGGCCTAGGGGATGATTCGCCTAGAAACGAGATGTTCCGTAAATGTTCTTTTCATTTTCCTACATCGATCGCGCGCGATATGGCTACGACTCAGTTCCTCATCGTTGGAGTTTTTGTCGATGCATCAGCCCGCGCCATTCCGAGGCGAAGCCAACACCAGCCTCGCGCACATTCTTGCCCATGCAATCGAGTCGTCTGACAAGCCCAAGCACCAGATCGCTCGAGAAGTCGGGATCCACCGCGAGACGTTGCTTCGTGTCATGCGCGGCGATCGGCCGATCGGCCTTGATGAAGCCGCGCGCGTTCTCGATGTCTGCGGCGCCTTTCCCCGCGCCAGCATGATCCTCGCCTTGGCAGGTCAGGAGGATCTCGCCTGCGAATGGATGCGCAGCGAAATGGGAGAGTTTCTCGAGGACTTCTTTACGGCCTTGCCAGGCCAGCTCGAACGAACGCTTGGGCGACGCGTCGAAGATTTGCGACCGCGGTGGGCGAATGGCACTTCGCAGCTCGTCGCCCGCATGCTTGCCAAGCACATCGATGATTTTGTGGGCCGCGACATTTCGATGGCGCTGCCGCGCTGATCCAATTCACCTCGGAGGGGACCGAGCTTCACCAAGACAGGAAAGACGAATGACTGCTGTCTCCTCCAACGATGCCGTCTCTCTGCACGCTGGCGAGCCGGCGCCTCTGCCCACCCGACTTCTGCGCTTGCCAGATGTCATGGCTCGAGTGGGAATGAAGCGTTCCGCGATCTATCAGCGGATGAGCGAAGGCAGGTTTCCGAAATCGCGATCGCTGGGCCCGAAATGCGCTGTGTGGGTCGAAGCGGAAATCGACGATTGGATCGCAGCTGTTGCCCGTTCTCCAGATTAAGAGCGGAGCGAAGCGCAGCCCACGACAGGTCAGCGGGCCGCACAGCCGCCGCGAGGGAGCAAAGCGCCACGTGCCGAATTGCTCACTTGCAGTAAAGCAACCTGCTGGGTAGTCGCAGCCGGGCAGCTGCGAGTTGTGGGCGGCAGATCAGAAAATTGCCAGGACAACGTGGTTGGGCCCTCAGATGCGGACGACAACTCGCAGGCGCTCATTGTTCCGAACGCTGTTGTCACTCGTGCCTGCGATCGGGACGAACTTCGTGTTCGGTTTGCGTGGAGGAGGTGCGGATCGCTCGGCGCGTGCGGCCATTCTTGTCAGGTCCCTGAAGAGCTTTGCGGAATTCGTCCCTTTTTCCGTGGATGGAGGCAATCACCCGCCCCATAGGAATGCCGATATTGACCAGGATAGCTTCTGACAGCTGGAGGCTTGCCTCGATCGCCTCAGGCACGGCATCAGTGACGTCCAGATCATAGAGCCGGACCGCGGGCTCGGCATCTCGGGCGCGTGCAACTATGACGAGATCGGGCTGTTCGGCGCGCGCGGCCGTGACCACCGACTCCACCACGGGTGGGCTGGCCATGGTCACGACCAGAGCTTTGGCCGAAGCGATACCGAGGCGCCCCAACACCTCCGGACTGGCAGCGTCACCGTAGAGGATTGGTGTGCCCTTCCGCCGCTCACGCGCGACCAGAGTCGAATCGTTATCCAAGGCGATGTAGGGCACCTCATGCCGGGTGAGCATGTCACTCACGAGGCTGCCGACACGGCCATATCCCGCGATGATCACCTGGGGCTGACTTTCAGAAGCAGCGGTGGCGAGTGCTCCCGGCTCCAACTTTGTCGCAGCCTCCTGCGTTATGCAATCTTCGTCGAGGTCGGTAATTTGTCTGGCTGCAGATGTTGCCGCATCGTCGAAGGGGTTGAGGACTAGGTCCACACCGCCGGCTTCCCGAAGGTGCCTGCCTTCCTGGTCGCTGCGCGCGGCCATGGCAACGCGTCCGCCAAACTTGTGGCTTCGGATGGCGGCGAGCAGGCCGCTGCGCGGATCCGTTTCCGTCAGCAGGATCGTGTCGTAAGGGACCGAGAGGACAACCCACCGTGCCTGCCTGAGCGGAAGTTCGGCCCAGAACTCCTGCTCGGTCACGTCGCCGAAGCGCACCTGATAGCCTTTGTCCGAGTAGCGCTTGACCGT harbors:
- the traC gene encoding type IV secretion system protein TraC encodes the protein MAEKLKTIVDRLLTGLLGDAEHAEHDRPALMLDLLSDWLPYRVYDPTSRLYFNARSKGFVLSVTPLIGADERTGEILGSFFSEGLPAGACLQVLHLASPRISRIVAPWFAPRYVQGGVYEAIARHRARRLYSLVWESGSQDAPFHARHHQVIVSVGVPAAKAVSNEDLKQTRDGLIAMLKSLNLGVAEVEPQQLIAIIDDLTSPTTAPQDDAVPYNPNDAIAAQAIRHDIELVIHEDRMRLVTERFRATGKIEDGVPEIGTVYPDAFDVRHFSSRNMPQRWAPWECARLIGDMFTDKLRFPCPAATMLCLVYPDQEAASAKAGFKFMRTTSLAGTRSARFLPRIGEQAAEWQHVQSELQEGRRLVRVFYGLTTYSPLGRGDRDERAIKSIYKAAGWDLADERYLQIQGLLAAMPMTLADGLGADMERLKRFKTVLSTTAANIAPMQGEYLGSVHPHLLFVGRRGQPFFWSPFENDAGNHNVAICGKSGSGKSVLLQEMCAALRGAGAQVVVIDDGRSFEHSVKLQGGRFVEFTMKAGFCLNPFSMIDGERAAEDEDYRLDCFGMVKAIVGQMARHSAKLNDTERGLIDRAVNMVWSERGVDASITGVGEALTGLGNEAASDLATALAPYMSGGTYGAFFEGQASLDLDTDFTVFEMSDLATREELRSVVLSAIMFMTSQAMTRSPRSVRKLLLIDEAWSMLKGGSMGEFVETYARTCRKYGGALATATQSLNDYYKSDGATAALENSDWMLILQQKPETIADFKASKRLDMDDRTETLIRSLKRSGSDYSEVFIKGPETEAIGRLVLDDYSATLFSSSPQTFAAIDAEIARGHQLADAIERIAFANRT
- a CDS encoding type IV conjugative transfer system protein TraE; translated protein: MFADISHERQQSLLRQRNLFALTSAGLGIALVVAVSLAATRDREVVLLPTLPKQLTVSSAGVEADYLELVTRDAALVLLNRSPEGLDYWMDEILKLADPASYGRLKADLVRIVEEQRGSDVTQAFVIRSMTVDPKGLTSDVTGTLKTFVGAQVIASDERRFRFNWTYRGLRLALSGFSQLPPKDPTKEAQ
- a CDS encoding DsbC family protein, yielding MTPAANDPTPTKPRRWLRPVATVAAVVALSAATGWGVASLASPAQAPDTAKVRAALKLRLPKTPIDAITCDGLGGLCEVASKSTLFYVDRAAKYLVIGRIYDMEARQDLTAARLLALNPDLLAAGAARRSNANEESQPAPRATPQKVSLAGLPANGAITWGPVNGPKVVVFSDFHCGYCKKLEAELKAIGARVEERPISIFGADSRRDAERVLCSPRPEVSLHMAYSGLALANPKPCDTSGLDANEAFAKAHGFNGTPVIVRPSDGAILEGYRPASVLREFLKPAKAAALAPAKKG
- a CDS encoding type-F conjugative transfer system secretin TraK, which encodes MAYRRKTRAWSLALCASIMLAFSGSGAQAADQFKQAADGASIECAVSARELTRFALIDDQFASVSKISTGTPYNDFAVTNEPLRGDIYVSVPETYAARSISFFATTKKGFVYKVSCQVEPVPAVQVFITNPAIATNKASAWESETPLETSAVRLIQAMANDRTVDGFEVRQSSALPARVGDLEIQLIADYRGSALAGKVIRLANRGRKPLTLAEADLASSQTLAISIAQPTLKSGESTVAFIVGSNGGLGHD
- a CDS encoding TrbI/VirB10 family protein, with the protein product MTDAPSISSPVQADPASPSPVTSLNAKTARRQKLLLGSLGALALVGGSWFILGGGDSAKSDDPTAAQTIDTAGLINRDLSQREFVATYGNRLDAVTREQKAMKDASLPREEIESQLAALKAENQAMRVDGQAAIDAISAENADLKSRLASQAAPAAASLPPPAYGPQAGGYDARGRPLQSAPAGAALGASETGLPGPGEVKLMSFTADKAGTSGLRAARPEAPPVVVEDSPDYLPPNSYAPAKVIVGVDASAGVASQTDPLPVVLRITGPARSVMQNGKVLTTRLQGCIVNGAARGDLSSEKVYVKLARMTCDQPGGRVAVSEVKGFISFAGKSGVRGRVVSREGSLVSQALLAGIVGGFGRGFSANANSVFSGVTTNADGTRSKLSAGDILGGGLGQGAADAADTVSKYLIERAEQYQPVVEMPTGIDVEIVFLDGVYVRNSQ
- the traU gene encoding conjugal transfer pilus assembly protein TraU; this encodes MSRKNRLLTWVCCALLAFSLSLAAASPAQASAGPGRCTGKFVNPITDICWSCLFPISVGGLKIWPSSRPDTSNPALPVCLCGLRPGIAMGFWEPVRLADVSMKPWCFVNLGGMKLDPGFDIGFKSMAGPSAVGGATQYNSQWHVHWYAYPLIYWMEIVADFLCLEQGSVDILYITEIDPLWQDSELTAIINPEAVLFANPLALAACAADCVAATAKLPTDELFWCAGCQGSMYPLNGNVSATIGHVQASRLALARFSYKLHRELVAWGTMGSKGLCGKYLMPVMRKQQYRFQATNPNPQTKGRYACAPIGASTTFMSAGQVYPAIGEDMGYLVWRKRNCCA
- the traW gene encoding type-F conjugative transfer system protein TraW translates to MTPLRAAPFLVAGLLMAAPASARDYGQQGTVWSVIEPDLLEQIHARLTHLEKTGETAKLNEELKRRTIARVNRPEPVAGINAAAAARSWRFDPTISVERDIADDKGRVIVAAGTQVNPLDTVPLRVPLVFLDGDDPEQLAWATRRYASTKAKLILVRGAPLELMKARQRRFYFDQGGSLVKHFGIRAVPATVEQQGRVLIITEQPVRPKERASS
- a CDS encoding S26 family signal peptidase, whose translation is MRAADLVLHSPTGRRLALWAGLGAAALALTSLAAFSKDHALMINASPSLPYWAIWLDRGALPQRGEIILFDPPASPLLERHFGKKPKPFGKKVSGMPGDIVTEKERSFFVNGRKVAVAKRASRFGEPLALGPTGVVPQGCYFVTTAHKDGFDSRYAAIGWICARRILGVGRPIL
- a CDS encoding type-F conjugative transfer system protein TrbI translates to MKNILATHSLRGRMGAVNWTAVALGLSMVGSALWGVWATDKLLALDKREVVTVQLSRIMGDFIEAEARAGRPPEETKMRVQAYLQAVEASVEHLGREGRTVLVAEAVVAGSTPDLTEAVRADVARRVGAIPDARR